From a region of the Halolamina sp. CBA1230 genome:
- a CDS encoding 50S ribosomal protein L15e — protein MARSFYSHIKDAWKQPGDGKLAELQWQRKQEWRNEGAIERIERPTRLDKARELGYKAKQGIVVVRVAVRKGGARKRRHKAGRRSKRQGVNRIGRRTSIQRIGEERAARKYPNLEVLNSYWVGEDGSQKWFEAILVDPEHAAIQNDDELNWICNDSQTGRAFRGLTNAGKSNRGLRTRGKGAEKVRPSVASGDRGGK, from the coding sequence ATGGCACGAAGTTTCTACTCCCACATCAAGGATGCGTGGAAGCAGCCCGGCGACGGTAAGCTCGCCGAGCTCCAGTGGCAGCGAAAGCAGGAGTGGCGCAACGAGGGCGCCATCGAGCGCATCGAGCGCCCGACCCGCCTCGACAAGGCCCGCGAACTCGGCTACAAGGCCAAGCAGGGGATCGTCGTCGTCCGCGTCGCCGTCCGCAAGGGCGGCGCGCGCAAGCGCCGACACAAGGCGGGCCGCCGCTCGAAGCGCCAGGGCGTCAACCGCATCGGTCGACGCACCTCGATCCAGCGCATCGGCGAGGAGCGCGCCGCGCGCAAGTACCCGAACCTCGAGGTGCTGAACTCCTACTGGGTCGGCGAGGACGGCTCCCAGAAGTGGTTCGAGGCGATCCTCGTGGACCCCGAACACGCCGCGATCCAGAACGACGACGAGCTCAACTGGATCTGTAACGACTCCCAGACCGGTCGCGCGTTCCGCGGCCTCACCAACGCCGGCAAGTCCAACCGCGGCCTCCGCACTCGCGGCAAGGGTGCCGAGAAGGTCCGACCGAGCGTCGCGTCGGGCGACCGCGGCGGGAAGTAA
- the argS gene encoding arginine--tRNA ligase: MFIEFRSSVEDAVAGALAARDLPTDDLGIEEPPADVDAVLASSAAFRLASEVGAPPPQVAAEVAAEIDPDEYEYVGEITTQGPYLNFAPSDDYYADTLDAAGDDEYGQRPPKGESVVVEHTSANPTGPVHVGRARNPIIGDAIANALDYAGYDVERHYYVNDAGRQVAVFTWAYETFDESDLPEPEREMPDYELVRYYRKGNSYLEAADEAAVAEAEAEIESIMQGLEDGDEETYERVSEVVDTVLEGMNQTLSRLPAPFDEFVKETRFMRSGATDDVVERLQALDEAEYEEEAWQLDLSEYGIDKNFVFLRSDGTTLYTTRDLAHHEWKFDNFDRAVTVVGEDHKLTFSQLRETLELLGHDTDQLDQVFFSWVNLPGGEGMSTREGTGIDLDDLLDEAIHRAREEVEQRMDDRIREDDLDDEDVERIARQVGIGAVRYDIVAKQPSKSITFEWDRALDFEAQSAPYVQYVHARCRGILDGETLPEDVDGDLLETPEERDLLRTIARFPAVVEAAAEDLEPHRVATYTRTFAERFNAFYRECPVLDAESDELRAARLALVAAAAHTVGNALDVLGVAAPESM; the protein is encoded by the coding sequence ATGTTCATCGAGTTCCGGTCGTCGGTTGAGGACGCCGTCGCGGGCGCGCTCGCCGCGCGCGACCTCCCGACCGACGACCTCGGGATCGAGGAGCCGCCGGCGGACGTCGACGCCGTGCTCGCCTCCAGCGCCGCGTTCCGGCTCGCGAGCGAGGTCGGCGCGCCGCCGCCCCAGGTCGCCGCGGAGGTGGCCGCGGAGATCGACCCCGACGAGTACGAGTACGTCGGCGAGATCACGACACAGGGGCCGTACCTCAACTTCGCGCCCAGCGACGACTACTACGCCGACACGCTCGACGCCGCGGGCGACGACGAGTACGGCCAGCGCCCGCCGAAAGGGGAGTCGGTCGTCGTCGAACACACCTCCGCGAACCCGACCGGGCCGGTTCACGTCGGCCGCGCGCGCAATCCCATCATCGGCGACGCGATCGCCAACGCGCTGGACTACGCGGGCTACGACGTCGAGCGCCACTACTACGTCAACGACGCCGGCCGGCAGGTCGCGGTGTTCACGTGGGCGTACGAGACGTTCGACGAGAGCGACCTGCCGGAGCCGGAACGCGAGATGCCCGACTACGAGCTCGTCCGCTACTACCGCAAGGGGAACAGCTACCTCGAGGCGGCCGACGAGGCCGCCGTCGCCGAAGCCGAGGCGGAGATCGAGTCCATCATGCAGGGGCTCGAGGACGGCGACGAGGAGACGTACGAGCGCGTGAGCGAGGTGGTCGACACGGTGCTCGAGGGGATGAACCAGACGCTCTCCCGGCTCCCCGCGCCGTTCGACGAGTTCGTCAAGGAGACGCGGTTCATGCGTTCGGGCGCCACCGACGACGTGGTCGAACGCCTGCAGGCGCTCGACGAGGCGGAGTACGAGGAGGAGGCGTGGCAACTGGACCTCTCCGAGTACGGCATCGACAAGAACTTCGTGTTCCTGCGCTCGGACGGAACGACGCTGTACACCACCCGCGACCTCGCCCACCACGAGTGGAAGTTCGACAACTTCGACCGCGCGGTGACGGTCGTCGGCGAGGACCACAAGCTCACCTTCTCCCAGCTCCGCGAGACGCTCGAACTGCTCGGCCACGACACCGACCAGCTCGATCAGGTGTTCTTCTCGTGGGTGAACCTCCCCGGCGGCGAGGGGATGAGCACCCGCGAGGGCACCGGGATCGACCTCGACGACCTGCTCGACGAGGCGATCCATCGCGCCCGCGAGGAGGTCGAACAGCGTATGGACGACCGCATCCGCGAGGACGACCTCGACGACGAGGACGTCGAGCGCATCGCCCGCCAGGTCGGCATCGGTGCGGTCCGGTACGACATCGTCGCCAAACAGCCCAGCAAGTCGATCACGTTCGAGTGGGACCGCGCGCTCGACTTCGAGGCGCAGTCGGCGCCGTACGTCCAGTACGTCCACGCGCGCTGTCGCGGGATCCTCGACGGCGAGACGCTCCCCGAGGACGTCGACGGCGATCTGCTCGAGACGCCCGAGGAGCGCGACCTGCTCCGCACGATCGCGCGGTTCCCCGCGGTGGTCGAGGCGGCCGCCGAGGATCTCGAACCCCACCGCGTCGCGACGTACACCCGGACGTTCGCCGAGCGGTTCAACGCGTTCTACCGCGAGTGTCCGGTGCTCGACGCGGAGAGCGACGAACTCCGTGCCGCGCGGCTGGCGCTCGTGGCTGCGGCGGCGCACACGGTCGGGAACGCGCTCGACGTCCTCGGCGTCGCCGCGCCCGAGTCGATGTAG
- a CDS encoding V-type ATP synthase subunit D encodes MAKDVKPTRKNLMEIEDRIELSERGHDTLEQKRDGLIMEFMDILDQAQDIRSELETDYETAQQKLDMARAMEGDVAVRGAAAALKEHPEITTQSKNIMGVVVPQIEASKVQKSIDERGYGLIGSSARIDETAEAYEELIDSIILAAEVETAMKKMLEEIETTKRRVNALEFKLLPELYENQEYIEQKLEEQEREEIFRLKKIKAKKEEEDKAEEEIDADERDGAVPASPKAD; translated from the coding sequence ATGGCGAAGGACGTCAAACCGACCCGGAAGAACCTCATGGAGATCGAGGACCGTATCGAACTCTCCGAGCGGGGCCACGACACGCTCGAACAGAAGCGTGACGGCCTCATCATGGAGTTCATGGACATCCTGGATCAGGCCCAGGACATCCGGAGCGAGCTCGAAACCGACTACGAGACCGCCCAGCAGAAGCTCGACATGGCCCGGGCGATGGAGGGCGACGTGGCGGTCCGCGGCGCCGCCGCCGCGCTGAAGGAGCACCCCGAGATCACGACCCAGTCGAAGAACATCATGGGCGTCGTGGTGCCCCAGATCGAGGCGTCGAAAGTGCAGAAGTCGATCGACGAGCGGGGGTACGGGCTGATCGGCTCCTCCGCCCGCATCGACGAGACCGCCGAGGCGTACGAGGAGCTGATCGACTCGATCATCCTCGCGGCCGAGGTGGAGACGGCGATGAAGAAGATGCTCGAGGAGATCGAGACCACCAAGCGCCGCGTGAACGCGCTGGAGTTCAAGCTCCTGCCCGAGCTCTACGAGAACCAGGAGTACATCGAGCAGAAGCTCGAGGAGCAGGAGCGCGAGGAGATCTTCCGGCTCAAGAAGATCAAGGCGAAGAAGGAGGAGGAGGACAAGGCAGAGGAGGAGATCGATGCCGACGAGCGGGACGGCGCCGTGCCGGCGTCCCCGAAAGCCGACTAA
- the ribB gene encoding 3,4-dihydroxy-2-butanone-4-phosphate synthase: MSSTRTDVDSVAAARAAFSRGEPVLIHDAADREGEVDIVYPAQAVDPDAVRRLRNDAGGLICVAIDDAVAEAWGLPFLADALDHPAAEAGHLDYDDRSSFSLPVNHRETFTGITDDDRALTIRELGAAADAAAAGEFDDEDFAESFRSPGHVTLLRGAPDRLADRQGHTELGLALADAADREPAVVVCEMLDGDTGGARTPADARAYAEREGLVYVEGRDLVARLD; the protein is encoded by the coding sequence ATGAGTTCGACCCGAACCGACGTCGACAGCGTGGCGGCCGCCCGGGCGGCGTTCTCCCGTGGGGAGCCCGTGCTGATCCACGACGCCGCCGACCGCGAGGGCGAGGTGGACATCGTCTACCCCGCACAGGCAGTCGACCCCGACGCGGTCCGCCGGCTGCGCAACGACGCCGGCGGACTGATCTGCGTGGCGATCGACGACGCTGTCGCCGAGGCGTGGGGCCTCCCGTTCCTCGCTGACGCGCTCGACCATCCCGCGGCCGAGGCGGGCCACCTGGACTACGACGACCGCTCGTCGTTCTCGCTGCCGGTGAACCACCGCGAGACGTTCACGGGGATCACCGACGACGACCGCGCGCTGACGATCCGGGAGCTGGGCGCCGCGGCCGACGCCGCCGCGGCCGGCGAGTTCGACGACGAGGACTTCGCCGAGTCGTTCCGTTCGCCGGGGCACGTCACACTCCTCCGTGGGGCGCCGGATCGGCTGGCTGACCGCCAAGGTCACACCGAACTCGGCCTCGCGCTGGCCGACGCCGCCGACCGCGAGCCCGCGGTGGTGGTGTGTGAGATGCTCGACGGCGACACCGGCGGGGCGCGGACGCCCGCCGACGCGCGCGCCTACGCCGAGCGCGAGGGGCTCGTGTACGTCGAGGGGCGGGACCTGGTGGCGCGACTGGACTGA
- the prf1 gene encoding peptide chain release factor aRF-1 encodes MSTDAEEASEDRRKYEFRKVLEELQEYEGSGTQLVSIYIPEDRQISDVVAHVTQEHSEAANIKSKQTRTNVQDALTSIKDRLRYYDTYPPENGMVIFSGAIDAGGGQTEMITRTLESPPEPIESFRYHCDSNFLVEPLEHMLADSGLFGLIVLDRREANVGWLKGKRVEPVKSATSLVPGKQRKGGQSAQRFARLRLEAIDNFYQEVAGMADDLMVPKRHELDGILVGGPSPTKDEFLDGDYLHHELQDKVLGKFDIAYTDESGLYDLVDAGQEALADQELVEDKNQMEEFFENLHTGGEATYGLGPTRKNLVMGSVDRLLLSEDLTEDVVVFECPNGHTEYETVERRHNTPEHECSECGEQAEVEEREDVVDHLMEIADQRGTETKFISTDFEKGEQLLNAFGGIAGILRYETGV; translated from the coding sequence ATGAGTACCGACGCCGAAGAGGCAAGCGAGGACAGGCGGAAGTACGAGTTCCGCAAGGTCCTCGAGGAGCTGCAGGAGTACGAGGGATCAGGAACGCAGCTCGTCTCCATCTACATCCCCGAGGACCGCCAGATCTCCGACGTCGTCGCCCACGTCACCCAGGAGCACTCCGAGGCGGCCAACATCAAGTCCAAGCAGACCCGGACGAACGTCCAGGACGCGCTCACGTCGATCAAGGACCGCCTGCGCTACTACGACACCTACCCGCCCGAGAACGGGATGGTGATCTTCTCCGGCGCCATCGACGCCGGCGGCGGCCAGACGGAGATGATCACCCGCACCCTGGAGTCGCCGCCGGAACCCATCGAGTCGTTCCGCTACCACTGCGACTCGAACTTCCTGGTCGAGCCCCTGGAGCATATGCTGGCCGACTCGGGGCTGTTCGGCCTGATCGTGCTCGACCGCCGCGAGGCCAACGTCGGCTGGCTCAAGGGGAAACGCGTCGAGCCGGTGAAGTCCGCCACCTCACTGGTGCCGGGCAAGCAGCGCAAAGGTGGCCAGTCAGCGCAGCGATTCGCCCGACTGCGCCTCGAAGCGATCGACAACTTCTACCAGGAGGTCGCGGGGATGGCCGACGACCTGATGGTCCCTAAGCGCCACGAGCTCGACGGGATCCTCGTCGGCGGCCCGTCGCCGACCAAAGACGAGTTCCTCGACGGCGACTACCTCCACCACGAGCTGCAGGACAAGGTGCTCGGGAAGTTCGACATCGCCTACACCGACGAGTCGGGGCTGTACGACCTCGTCGACGCCGGGCAGGAGGCGCTGGCCGACCAGGAGCTGGTCGAGGACAAGAACCAGATGGAGGAGTTCTTCGAGAACCTCCACACCGGCGGCGAGGCGACCTACGGGCTGGGGCCGACCCGGAAGAACCTCGTGATGGGCTCGGTCGACCGCCTGCTGCTCTCGGAGGACCTGACCGAGGACGTGGTCGTCTTCGAGTGTCCGAACGGGCACACCGAGTACGAGACCGTCGAGCGCCGGCACAACACGCCCGAGCACGAGTGTTCGGAGTGTGGCGAGCAGGCCGAGGTCGAGGAGCGCGAGGACGTGGTCGACCACCTGATGGAGATCGCCGACCAGCGCGGGACGGAGACGAAGTTCATCAGCACCGACTTCGAGAAGGGCGAGCAGCTGCTGAACGCGTTCGGCGGGATCGCCGGGATTCTGCGGTACGAGACGGGTGTGTAA
- a CDS encoding DUF6276 family protein, with translation MSCPACGAPVVAFAVPPELREHAPADDAAICSRCLEIVAASDAGVDDVPTPEDAEFTIIHESFPGGRGGVAFALALGKLDSLALNRAAIEALCEAAERAGTDVPLALERLAGAEELEPPFDIGRRSQQLASFR, from the coding sequence GTGTCCTGTCCGGCGTGTGGCGCCCCGGTCGTCGCCTTCGCCGTCCCGCCGGAGCTCCGTGAGCACGCGCCGGCCGACGACGCCGCCATCTGTTCTCGCTGTCTCGAGATCGTCGCCGCGAGCGACGCGGGCGTCGACGACGTCCCCACCCCCGAGGACGCCGAGTTCACCATAATCCACGAGTCGTTCCCGGGTGGGCGCGGCGGCGTCGCGTTCGCGCTCGCGCTGGGGAAGCTCGACTCGCTGGCGCTGAACCGCGCGGCGATCGAGGCGCTGTGCGAGGCGGCCGAACGCGCGGGGACCGACGTGCCGCTCGCGCTGGAGCGGTTGGCGGGCGCGGAAGAACTGGAACCGCCGTTCGATATCGGCCGCCGGAGTCAGCAGTTGGCGTCGTTCCGGTAG
- the eif1A gene encoding translation initiation factor eIF-1A — protein sequence MSDDDLPEGIRAPEDDELFAEVVDMLGANRVTVRCADGEERTARIPGRMRKRDWIREGDLVLVDPWDWQDEKADIEHRYENREAEQLREGGYVAEYGV from the coding sequence ATGAGCGACGACGACCTCCCCGAGGGGATCCGGGCCCCCGAGGACGACGAGCTGTTCGCCGAGGTAGTCGATATGCTCGGCGCGAATCGGGTGACAGTCCGGTGTGCCGACGGGGAAGAGCGCACCGCCCGCATCCCCGGCCGGATGCGCAAGCGCGACTGGATCCGCGAGGGCGACCTCGTGCTCGTGGACCCCTGGGACTGGCAGGACGAGAAAGCCGACATCGAACACCGCTACGAGAACCGCGAGGCCGAGCAGTTGCGGGAGGGCGGGTACGTGGCGGAGTACGGCGTCTGA
- a CDS encoding branched-chain amino acid transaminase yields MSAFEEMEQDGTIWMNGEYVDWEDAQVHVLTHAMHYGTGIFEGVRAYDTQEGTAIFRWEEHLDRFYNSAKPYDMEIPFSREEITEATLEVIRRNDLESAYIRPLAYYGYHSLGVSPGDCPTDVTIAAWPWGAYLGDEALENGIEVKVSSWRKHASSQIPTNAKTTGLYVNSMLAGEEARRHGYEEAIVLNKEGNVAEGPGENLFLVRDGEIFTPGLSESILDGITRETVITLAEERGYEVHDNVSISRGELHTADELFFTGSAAEVTPIRKVDNVEIGDGGRGPVTEELQSAFFDLVERRTDDHEEWFTYV; encoded by the coding sequence ATGAGCGCCTTCGAGGAGATGGAGCAGGACGGGACGATCTGGATGAACGGCGAGTACGTCGACTGGGAGGACGCCCAGGTCCACGTGCTCACCCACGCGATGCATTACGGCACGGGCATCTTCGAGGGGGTCCGCGCCTACGACACCCAGGAGGGGACCGCCATCTTCCGCTGGGAGGAACACCTCGACCGCTTCTACAACTCCGCGAAGCCGTACGACATGGAGATCCCGTTCTCCCGCGAGGAGATCACCGAGGCCACGCTCGAGGTCATCCGCCGGAACGACCTCGAGTCGGCGTACATCCGCCCGCTGGCGTACTACGGCTACCACTCGCTGGGCGTCTCGCCGGGCGACTGCCCGACGGACGTGACGATCGCCGCCTGGCCGTGGGGTGCGTACCTCGGCGACGAGGCGCTGGAGAACGGGATCGAGGTGAAGGTGTCCTCCTGGCGCAAGCACGCCTCCAGCCAGATCCCGACCAACGCGAAGACGACGGGGCTGTACGTCAACAGCATGCTGGCCGGCGAGGAGGCCCGCCGCCACGGCTACGAGGAGGCGATCGTCCTGAACAAGGAGGGGAACGTTGCCGAGGGGCCTGGCGAGAACCTGTTCCTCGTCCGCGACGGCGAGATCTTCACGCCCGGGCTGAGCGAGTCGATCCTCGACGGGATCACCCGGGAGACGGTGATCACGCTGGCCGAGGAGCGCGGCTACGAGGTCCACGACAACGTCAGCATCTCCCGGGGCGAACTGCACACCGCCGACGAGCTGTTCTTCACCGGCAGCGCGGCCGAGGTGACGCCGATCCGAAAGGTCGATAACGTCGAGATCGGCGATGGCGGGCGCGGCCCAGTGACGGAGGAGCTCCAGAGCGCCTTCTTCGACCTCGTCGAGCGGCGGACGGACGACCACGAGGAGTGGTTCACGTACGTTTAA
- the rio1 gene encoding serine/threonine-protein kinase Rio1, translating to MSEDYGFVDEEMAEPGDEFEEIDVADTEADSVARRQDREFDEFRKRIKNTEQFKVEQSVFDDATLGALYKLVQDGHVGAFGGPLSTGKEANVYEARGESGNVAVKIYRINASDFRQMREYLEGDPRFEGLEDNKKATVLAWTRKEFANLKRAEKAGVRVPEPIAVQRNVLVMELVGQADERRAPRLAEVNVENPEQAYEVVREYMRRLYAAGLVHGDLSEYNMIVHEGELVIIDMGQAVTVHHPNSREFLVRDCENVAAFFSRQGIDVTGDELEAYVTEADADPTGDPDGPA from the coding sequence ATGAGCGAGGACTACGGCTTCGTCGACGAGGAGATGGCGGAGCCAGGCGACGAGTTCGAGGAGATCGACGTCGCCGACACCGAGGCAGACAGCGTCGCCCGGCGGCAGGATCGGGAGTTCGACGAGTTCCGCAAGCGGATCAAGAACACGGAGCAGTTCAAAGTCGAGCAGAGCGTGTTCGACGACGCCACGCTGGGCGCGCTGTACAAGCTCGTCCAGGACGGCCACGTCGGCGCGTTCGGCGGGCCGCTGTCGACGGGGAAGGAGGCCAACGTCTACGAGGCCCGCGGGGAGTCGGGCAACGTCGCGGTGAAGATCTACCGGATCAACGCCTCCGACTTCCGGCAGATGCGGGAGTATCTCGAAGGGGACCCCCGGTTCGAAGGGCTGGAGGACAACAAGAAGGCGACCGTGCTCGCCTGGACCCGCAAGGAGTTCGCGAACCTCAAGCGCGCCGAGAAGGCGGGCGTCCGCGTGCCCGAACCCATCGCCGTCCAGCGGAACGTGCTCGTGATGGAGCTGGTGGGACAGGCCGACGAGCGCCGCGCGCCGCGGCTCGCGGAGGTGAACGTCGAGAACCCCGAGCAGGCCTACGAGGTGGTGCGGGAGTACATGCGCCGACTGTACGCGGCGGGGCTGGTCCACGGCGACCTCTCGGAGTACAACATGATCGTCCACGAGGGCGAACTGGTGATCATCGACATGGGGCAGGCGGTCACCGTCCACCACCCGAACTCGCGGGAGTTCCTCGTGCGGGACTGTGAGAACGTCGCCGCCTTCTTCTCGCGGCAGGGGATCGACGTCACCGGCGACGAACTGGAGGCGTACGTCACCGAGGCCGACGCCGATCCGACGGGTGATCCCGACGGCCCCGCGTGA
- a CDS encoding DUF120 domain-containing protein, giving the protein MQETSAGVDAAEVAALKEIALSGGVDGERKVSCAALGDRLDASSQTASRRLQRLESAGLIEREVVADGQWISLTADGKARLRGEYADYRRLFEDDAALALAGAVTAGAGEGRHYISLSGYKRQFEERLGYEPYPGTLNVDLDEESTRNRSELAAVEGVRIDEWEDEERTYGAATCYPARVEADAGSVEPVHVIVPDRTHHDEDQIELIAPEMLRDELGLADGDEIVVEIEDA; this is encoded by the coding sequence ATGCAAGAGACGAGCGCGGGGGTCGACGCCGCCGAGGTGGCGGCGCTGAAAGAGATCGCGCTATCGGGCGGCGTCGACGGCGAGCGGAAGGTGTCGTGTGCGGCGCTCGGCGACCGCCTCGACGCGTCGAGCCAGACCGCCTCCCGACGGCTCCAGCGCCTGGAGTCCGCCGGGCTAATCGAGCGCGAGGTCGTCGCGGACGGCCAGTGGATCTCGCTCACGGCGGACGGGAAAGCCCGCCTCCGCGGGGAGTACGCCGACTACCGACGGCTGTTCGAGGACGACGCCGCGCTCGCGCTCGCGGGGGCGGTGACCGCCGGCGCGGGCGAGGGGCGTCACTACATCTCGCTGTCGGGGTACAAACGCCAGTTCGAGGAGCGGCTGGGGTACGAGCCGTACCCGGGGACGCTCAACGTCGACCTCGACGAGGAGAGCACCCGAAACCGGAGCGAGCTCGCCGCCGTCGAGGGGGTACGCATCGACGAGTGGGAGGACGAGGAGCGCACGTACGGCGCCGCGACCTGTTACCCCGCGCGGGTGGAGGCCGACGCCGGCAGCGTCGAGCCGGTCCACGTGATCGTCCCCGACCGCACCCACCACGACGAGGACCAGATCGAGCTGATCGCGCCCGAGATGCTGCGCGACGAACTGGGGCTGGCCGACGGCGACGAGATCGTCGTGGAGATCGAGGACGCATGA
- a CDS encoding pre-rRNA-processing protein PNO1 translates to MQHVTVPQDRIGVLIGSGGETMREIEERAGVRLDIDSEDGSVGIETVGDPIDAMSAPDIVKAIGRGFKPETALELLESDLRRLDLIDLTEQTRNDNDLQRQKGRLIGEDGRTRELMEQLTGANVVIYGSTLGIIGEPEEVDAVRRAAGMILDGAPHGAVYSFLERKHNEMQQGWNVREST, encoded by the coding sequence ATGCAACACGTAACGGTCCCACAGGACCGCATCGGCGTCCTCATCGGCTCCGGGGGTGAGACGATGCGGGAGATCGAGGAGCGCGCCGGCGTGCGCCTCGACATCGACTCCGAGGACGGGTCGGTGGGTATCGAGACGGTCGGCGACCCGATCGACGCCATGTCGGCGCCGGACATCGTGAAGGCGATCGGCCGCGGGTTCAAGCCCGAGACGGCGCTGGAGCTGCTGGAGAGCGACCTGCGACGGCTCGACCTGATCGACCTCACCGAACAGACCCGGAACGACAACGACCTGCAGCGACAGAAGGGCCGACTCATCGGCGAGGACGGCCGGACCCGGGAGCTGATGGAACAGCTCACCGGCGCGAACGTGGTGATCTACGGCTCGACGCTCGGGATCATCGGCGAACCCGAAGAGGTCGACGCTGTGCGGCGCGCGGCCGGAATGATCCTCGACGGCGCCCCCCACGGCGCGGTGTACTCGTTCCTCGAACGCAAACACAACGAGATGCAGCAGGGCTGGAACGTCCGCGAGAGCACGTAA
- a CDS encoding NADP-dependent oxidoreductase, translated as MVTTDRYFLAQRPDGVPDDDTFDLRSVDLDDPEPGEALVKLRYLSVDPYMRGRMDAGDSYAEAWDVDEPLEGGAVGEVVDETGTEFESGDTVVGNMSWSEYHLADADALQRIETGALPVSTALGVVGMPGRTAYFGTREVLEPRAGDTVVVTAAAGAVGSVVGQLAKMQGARVVGFAGSDEKCDVVEETFGFDACINYESTDDHAEALAEAAPGGVDGYFDNVGGPITDAVFTQLNVDARVAVCGQIALYNAEEMPTGPRKLGKLIETRARVEGLLVQDFAPRFEEATADLTEWVASGEIEYRETVTEGLENAPEAFLGLFEGENVGKQVVKVGE; from the coding sequence ATGGTCACGACCGACCGCTACTTCCTCGCACAGCGCCCCGACGGCGTGCCGGACGACGACACGTTCGACCTGCGGAGCGTCGACCTCGACGACCCCGAGCCCGGCGAGGCCCTCGTAAAGCTCCGCTACCTCTCGGTGGACCCGTACATGCGCGGCCGGATGGACGCCGGCGACTCCTACGCCGAGGCGTGGGACGTCGACGAACCACTGGAAGGCGGCGCGGTCGGCGAAGTCGTCGACGAGACCGGCACCGAGTTCGAGTCGGGCGACACCGTCGTCGGCAACATGTCCTGGTCGGAGTACCACCTCGCGGACGCCGACGCCCTCCAGCGCATCGAGACCGGCGCGCTCCCGGTGTCGACAGCGCTGGGGGTGGTGGGGATGCCCGGCCGCACGGCGTACTTCGGCACGCGGGAGGTGCTGGAGCCGCGTGCAGGGGATACGGTGGTCGTCACCGCGGCCGCCGGTGCGGTGGGGTCGGTCGTCGGCCAACTCGCGAAGATGCAGGGCGCCCGCGTGGTCGGCTTCGCGGGCAGCGACGAGAAATGCGACGTGGTGGAGGAGACGTTCGGCTTCGACGCCTGCATCAACTACGAATCGACCGACGACCACGCCGAGGCGCTCGCCGAGGCCGCGCCCGGGGGCGTCGACGGCTACTTCGACAACGTGGGCGGGCCGATCACGGACGCCGTGTTCACGCAGTTGAACGTCGACGCCCGCGTCGCGGTGTGCGGGCAGATCGCGCTGTACAACGCCGAGGAGATGCCCACCGGTCCGCGGAAGCTGGGGAAGCTGATCGAGACCCGCGCCCGCGTCGAGGGGCTGCTCGTCCAGGACTTCGCGCCGCGGTTCGAGGAAGCGACGGCGGATCTGACGGAGTGGGTGGCGTCGGGGGAGATCGAGTACCGCGAGACGGTGACCGAGGGGCTGGAGAACGCTCCGGAGGCGTTCTTGGGGCTGTTCGAGGGCGAGAACGTCGGAAAGCAGGTGGTGAAAGTTGGGGAGTGA